The following DNA comes from Microbacterium wangchenii.
TCGGTGCGCTCGAGAGGTCCGTCGGATCGGGCGCGCAGCACCGATCCGGTCTCGATGTCCACCCAGTGGTAGGCACCGCCGAACCAGCGCGCGGACTCCCCGAGTCCGTGCCCCGTGGCCCACCAGAGTTCTGCGTCTACGTCCATGTCCTTGCGCCTTCCGGTTCAGCCCGCGGTGGCCGTGGGAGTGAGTGCACGGATGAAGAGATCCGGGTGGTCGACGAACACGCCGTCCACCCCCGCCTCGAGGAGCTCGCGCCACTCACCGACGTAGTCCCCGTGGGCGGCCGGGTCGTCCCCCCGCCGGTAGCGGGGTGCGAGGAACGTGTTCTCGGGGCGCAGCGTCCACACGAGAGGCCGCCATCCCTCGCCCCGGATCGCGCGGACCGCCGCCGCGGCGCCCTCCGGATGCTGCAGGACGAGGTCCTTGTCGATGCTGAGGTAGGCGGGGCCATCCCCGTCGCGCCCTGCGGGACCGAATGCGGCCTCGGCCTGCTCGAGCACCTGGGCGAGTGAGCCGCCCTCCCGCAGGAGGGCGCTGTCGCCGCGAAATCCGGCTGCGCGCATGCGCCGGAGCGCCTCCGGCTCGAAGCTCTCCACCAGAACGGTGCGCGTGCGGCCGTCCGGCCGCGGGGAGGCGGCGAGCACGTCGATCACCGCACGCTCGAGATCCAGCCCGTGCGCGCGCAGGTGGTCCGAGTGCTTCAGCTCGATGACCAGCGCGCACTCGCCCCCGGCGGTGTCGTCCACGAGACCGATGAGCTCGGCGAGCGTCAGGACGGCGCCGCCCTCGCTCGCCGCGCTGCCGGGGCGCAGGTGCGGCCAGCGCTCGTGCCGGCGCAGCCCCTGCAATTCGACGCTCGTGAAGTCCTCCGCGAACCACCCGTCGCGCGAGGATCCGTCGACGACCTTGACGGTGCGGCGCTCGGCGAACTCCGGCCTGCGGGCGACATCGGTCGTGGCCGACAGCTCCGTCTCGTGCAGCACCATCGGCACGCCGTCGGCCGAAAGCACGACGTCGGGTTCGACGGCATCCACGCCGAGCCGGATCGCCGTCTCATACGATGCGCGGGAGTGCTCGGGGCGATGTCCCGGTGCCCCGCGGTGGCCGATCACCCACGGTGTGCGGAGACGGCTTCCTCGTTCAGTCATCCGCGCCGGCCACGACGCGCCGCGACTGCGCGCCGAGCCCGTCGATCTCCACCTCGACACGGTCGCCGTCGGCGAGGTACGGGAACCGTCCGGACAGCGCGACACCCTCGGGCGTGCCCGTCAGCACCAGATCGCCAGCCTCCAGCCGCACGTACTGGCTGAGGTGCCACACCAGGAACTCGACGGGGAAGATGAGATCGGCGGTCGTGGAGTCCTGCCGGACCTCTCCGTTGACGCGGCTGCGGATACCGAGGTTGCCCGGGTCGATCTCGTCGGCGGTGACCAGGAAGGGGCCGGCGGGCGTGAATCCGGGCGAGATCTTGCCCTTGGACCACTGTCCGCCGGGACGTTCGAGCTGGTACTCGCGCTCCGAGACGTCGTCGGCGAGGACGTATCCCGCGATGTGCGCCCACGCGTCCGACGGGTCCTTCAGCCGGTACGCCGGCGTGCCGATGACAACGCCGAGCTCGACCTCCCAGTCGGTCTTGCGGCTTCCCGGAGGGAGCACCAGGTCATCGTCGGGACCGCACAGGGTGTTGGGGGTCTTGAGGAACAGGATGGGCTCGGTCGGAGCGGCAGCGCCGGACTCGGCGGCGTGGGCTGCATAATTCAGCCCGATGCACAGCAGAGCGTGGGGCCGCGCGATCGGCGGTCCGAAGCGGCGAGCTTCGTCGGCGGGCAGCTGCGGGAGGCTCCCGTCCTCCAGCGCGACGGCCACGCGCGCGCGGGCGGTGGGGTCGGCGAGGAAAGCACCGTCGATATCGGCCGTGATCGGCGTGAGGTCGAACAGGGCGTCGCCGCGCGCCACGACCGGTTGCTCGGCCCCGGGTCGGCCTACTCGCGCGAATCTCATCCGTTCCTCCTGTTTCGGCATGCGGGTGTTACAGTTTACTTATCAAACTTTCAATGCGCATCGCGAATCGCGGTGTGCAGAGGGGGAACAACATGGCCGCATCCGATGAGACGGTCACGCGACCCAGATCCCACACGGTCGGTGTGCTCTCGAAGGCGGTGGACGTTCTCGAAGCGCTGGTCTTCGGCGAGGCGCAGACGTTGCGCGAGATCGCCGAGGCGAGCGGGATCGAGAAGGCTGCCGTCTACCGCATCCTGAACACGCTCGAGGAACGCGGGCTCGCGATCCGGGATGCGCACAAGCGCTACGTGCCCGGTCCGCAGCTGCTGGCCATGTCGTCGGCCCTCATGAAGGGGCAGGACGTCGTCGCCGACCTCCTGCCGGTCATGAACGACCTTCGCGACGAATTCCACGAGACGGTCAACCTGGGCGTGCTGGTCGGCGATCACATCCAGTACCTCGCGATCGTGGAGAGTCCCCTGAGCCTGCGGATGACCGCTGAGGTCGGCAGTCTGCACAGCGCGCGGTCCACGGCACTCGGCAAGGCGATCCTCGCCTCGCTCGACGACGACCAGCTGCGCTTCGCACTGGGTGCGGACATGCCCGACGGCGACGAGGCACGCATCCTCCAGGACGATCTGCAGCAGACCCGTGATCGTGGGTATGCGATCGACTTCGAAGAGAACGAGCGCGGCGCCATCTGCGTCGCCGCCATCGTCGGCGGCGCCGGCCACGGCAGGCAGCACGCGCTGAGCGTCTCCGGACCGATCACCCGCATGACCCCGCCGGTCATCGAACGCCTCGGCGCGCGGCTGCGGGAGCTGAGCGCCCGCAGCCGCTGAGCGCTCACCCGCACGACCCGCCCGGGACGTTCGGCGGCAGCACCGGCCAGCCCGGCCGGCTCCACGCCGGCCCGCAGCGGAAGTCCACGCGGTCCGTCGCCGGCGGCGTCACGACATCCTGTCCGCCCCACCAGGACGTGAACGCGAAGTAGTCCATGTCGGAGCGGACCGGGTCACGCGGGTCCGCCAGCGCCGGAAAGCCGTCCATTCCGAGGGCCAGGCGCGACGACATCGACACCACGTAAGAGTGATGGGCCAGTAGAGGCCGGCCGTCGACGCGCACGCTCTTTATGCGCTGACCCTCCGGCTGCGTCGGGTTGGCCACAACCGTGACGCCGGAGAGGCCGAGGGGCACGTACTGCTCGGCGCCGGCCGCATCCGTCCGCCACTGCTGCTCGAGGGCGTCACGGATCTGCGCCCCGGTCAGCCGCCCGGTGACGATCGACGATCCGCGGCCCTGAGCCGCCCATGCCTCGCCGAACAGCACGCGGGCCGGAGCATCGGCGGCGTTCGTGCCGACGGCGTGGGAGATGCCGCCGCGCACCTGATAGGGCTCGACCATCGCCAGATCGGGACGCGTGCCGAGGTTCTCGCCGCCGATGTCGCGGTAGGCGTCGGCGACGAGGTTCTTCATCGGGGATTCACCGGTGTCATCGAGGGTCATAGGCACGTCGGCGGTGACGGTGCCGAGCGGATCGGCCCACAGCTGCCCGCCCACGCCGTTCCAGTAGTCCACGGTCGCGGCGATCCCCGCGTCGGCGGGGATGTCCCGCGTGACCGGGACGTTCGTCGCCGCTGCCGTGCCGGGCACGACGTCGCCGGTGACCGCATCGACGTCGAATCGGATGTCGGCGAACAGCCGCCCGTGGTGCCCGGGCGAGATCACCGGCCGCTCCGTGCCGTCGGGGCCGGGCAGCATGCACGAGAAGGCGGTGTGCCAGTGGCCACCCACGATGACGTCGACGAGGGGGCTCGCGTGCGCCGCCAGGTCGACGATGGGACCCTGCACATCGGCGCACTGATCGAACGTGCCCGTGGTCGAGGCACCCTCGTGCGCGAGCACGACGATCGCGTTCACGCCCTGGGCTGCGAGGCGCTCTGCCTCGGCGTCCACGGCGTCCAGCATCTCCCCCGCCTGCAGCGCACCCACCTGATACGACGCGAAGATCCGCTCCACGGCCGGCGTGGTGACGCCGATGACGCCGACCTTGCGCGTCACCCCGCCCTCACCGCGGACCTCGCGCACGTAGGAGGCCGCGAAGGGCTCGCTCCCATCGGGCGTGCGTGTGAGGTTGCCGGCGAGGAACGGGAAGTCGGCCCCGGCGAAGGCGGTGCCGTCGGACTGCGGGAAGCACATCCCCGGATCGCCGTCGCAATCGCCGGCGGCCATATGGTCGGCGAGGAACCACTCGGAGATGTCGAGCTCGTGGTTGCCGACGGTCGACGCCTCGATGTCCAGCGCGTTCAGAACCTCGATCGTCGGCTCGTCGCGGGTCATCGTGACCTGCCACTGCCAGCCCGTGAAGCTGTCGCCGTTGCTGACCCGGAGGGAGTTGTCCACGCCCTCCGCGGCGGCGTCGAGGTGCGTGGCGAGGTACGCCGCGCCGCCGACGCTGAGCACGCGCCCGTCCGAGGTGCCGATGGTGCCGTTGGCCTGGTCGGCCGGCGGACTGAGGTACCCGTGCAGATCCGTGATCGCCAGGACCTGCACGTCGATGGGTGCGGCCTCGGATGCGACGGCGGGTGCGGCGAGCGCAGACCCGGTGAGGACGGCGGCGACGACGGTCGCCATCAGCGCGCGGCGGCGGGTGGATGCCATGATCGCCCCCGTCAGCTCTCGAGTCGCGTGGTACGCACCACGACATCTTCGCCGGCGAGGAACTCCGGGCTCAGTTCCGTGCCGAGGCCCGGCGCCGTGGGCAGCGCGAACGTGCCGTCGGTCACTTCGGGCACGTAGGTGACCATCGTCGGGTAGACCGAGCGCAGGTATGCGCGCACCGACTCCTGGTACCGGAGGTTGGGGGTCGCAGCCGAGAGGTGGATGCCCGCCAGGAGCGTCAGCGGACCCGTGCAGTCGTGGTACGTGACCGGCAGCCCGAACGTGTCCGCCAGCACCGCGATCTTGCGGCTCTCCGTGATGCCGCCGGCCCACGTTGGATCGATCATGATGAGATCCGCGGCATCCTGCTCGAGGATCGGCATGTACTCCTGCCGCGTCACGAGGTACTCGGAGACGGAGATGGGCGTTCGCGACGATGCGCGCAGACGCGCGAGCGTGCGCGGGTTGTCGGCGAGCGTGAGGTCTTCGGCCCACGCGAGGTCGTACTGCTCCAGGCCCTTGGCGATGCGCATGGCGGGCGTGAGATCCCACAGCCCGTGGCCGTCCACCATGATCTCGATGGCGTCCCCGACGGCGTCGCGGATCGCAGCGACCGTGGACAGACCGGCTTCGAGGTCTCCCGCCTCGATCGCGCGCGAGCCCTTGGCCTGGGCGAAGCGGTCGAAGGGCCAGATCTTCATGCCCTTCGCACCCTCGGAGACGAGATCCTGCGCGAGCTCCCCCGGACGGTTCAGGAACGCATCGAAGTCATCCCACATGCCGGCCACGCGCGAGCTGCCGTAACCGGCCTGCGATCCGCCCTCCACGGAGGCGTACAGGGGGCCGCCGCACGTGTTGTAGGTGGGGATGCTCTCCTGTGCCGTGCCGAGGAGGCGGTGCACGGGCTGGCCGGAGGCCTTGCCGAGGATGTCCCACAGGGCCACGTCGACCGCCGACAGCGCGCGGATCTCCGCTCCCCGCCCGCCGAAGCGCGCGTAGGCGCGGTACAGGTCGCGCCAGTGCCGCTCGATCGCGAGCGCGTCCTGGCCGAGCAGGACGGGTGCGATGTGCTCGTGGATGAGCGAGATGCAGGTCTGCGGCAGGTAGAACGTGTCGCCGATGCCCTGGATGCCCTCATCCGTGTGGATGCGGACGAACACCAGGGCCGGCATGGCGCTGCGGGCGCCGGGGTAGATGGTCTCGACGGCGGTGATCTTCATGGGCGGAGGCTCCGTTCGTTGTCGATGGCAGGGCGCGGCGATCCCGCGCGGTCGTGCTCGGTCTCGAGGGGGAAGAGGGGACGCCGGCGGTGCCGGTAGTCCAGGGCGGAGAAGTCGTTGGCCGTCGCGCCGGGCGTGTCCGCGTACGCGATCCGGTCGACGTAGGCCCGGTAGCCGGCCACCGGGGAGTGCACGCCCTTGGCGATGACGATCTCGTGCGCGCGCGGATCGACGCCCAGGCTCAGCAGCTGCTGAGCCGAGGAGGGCAGGATGGCGCGGCTGCACAGCACGAGCGTCTGACCGCCGTCCAGGGCCAGCGCCGCGGAGGGTCCGGCATCGAAGTAGCGGTGCCCCACGTGCGTGGGACCGGGGTCCTCATAGCGGCCGTCGGAGATCGCCGTGACCGTGCCGCGGACGGACAGGGCGGGGTCGCCGACCGCGAGTTCCACCGCTGCGCCGACACCGGCCTGGTGCGCTCGCGCGGCGGCGCCCCGGTCGCACACGATGCCGACGACGCTGCGGCGTCCCGTGGCGATGGCATGCCGGAGGAGATGCGTGCGGGCCCCGGTGCCGCCGGCGCCGATGTTGTCGCCCACATCGAGCAGGAGTGTCGTCGCGTCCGCGGGCGCATCCGCGAGGGCGGCAGCGGGAGCCGCCGGGTCGGAGCGGAATCCGTCCCGGCCCGCCCACATCACCTCTGCCAGCCGCTCGGCACTGTCGCGCGCGGTGGGGTCACCGAGCGGTGCCACGACGAGCACCGACATGCCCATCTCCGGGACGTCCGCCCACGGGAATCCCTGGAACAGCGATACCGACAGGATGCCGGGCAGCCCCCGGGCCTCGTCCGCGGCGCGGGCGAACCGCGCCCAGGGCTCGGCTGCGGTGGCCTGCGCGAGGATCCCCATCACCGCCGGCACCGTCACCAGCTCGCAGCGGGGGCGCATGCCCTCCGCCAGGGCACGCGCCACGATATCGGCGGCCTCCTGGCCGCGATCCTTCGCGTCCACATGGGGGTTCGTGCGGTAGCCGACCAGCACGTCCGCCGCTGCCGCCATCCGCGGCGAGACGTTGGCGTGCAGGTCGAGGACGGCGGCGATGAGGGTCTCCGATCCCGCCGCGGCGCGCAGTGCGTCCAGCACCGCGCCGTCGAGGTCGGGTTCGGCGGTGGACACCGCCGCACCGTGCAGCGCGACCAGGAGCGCATCGAAGGGGCCGTGCTCGGTCACCGCTTCGCGCAGTCGCGCGATCACCTCGGCGGCTGCGGCGGCATCCAGAGGCGCAGACGGCACGAACTCGATGTAGGTCAGCGGGACGGCCTCCCACCCGTGGCGTGCGGCGCCGGCGAGCAGCCCCGACACGGCGGTGTCGGCATCCGCGTGCTCGTCGAGGATCCGTGCGCCCGTCAGCGCGCGCGGCTCGACGTCCTCGAGCCGGATCGCGCCGGGGGCGAACGTGTTGGACTCGTGGAAGAAGCCCAGGACCCCGACCCGCACGCGCCTGGCCGTCATGAGCCGGCGTGAGCGGCGAACGCCCGATCCACACGCTCCTCGGTGTCAGCCAATTCGGCGTCCGCGTGCGCCGCGCTGACGTACCAGACGCCGCGGGCGGCCACCCACACGCCGTGACGGATGAGCTCGCGCGACAACGCCGCATAGCGGGGCGCGTCGCACGCCAGGATGTCGCGGTTGTCCTTGAGGGTGCGGCCGCCGCTGAAGGAGACGTGGAAGGCCATCGGCACTCCCTGCACGTGCAGCGGAAGGTCGTGCGTGGCCGCGGCGGCGCGGATGATCTCCTGCAGTGCCCGGCCGTAGTCCTCCATGCGCTGATACGGCGACGTCTCCTGCAGGATCCCGGTGGCCGACAGCACCGCGGCGGTCGCCATCACGGAGGCGTTGAAGGTCCCCGAGTGGTTCACCTCGCCCGTACCGAACCGCTCCATCAGGTCGCGGCGGCCGGCCAGGGCGCTGACCGGCCAGCCCGCAGCGATCGCCTTACCGTACACGGCGAGGTCGGGCGTCACGCCGTAGCGCTCCGCCGCGCCGCCCAGGCCCACGCGGAAGCCGGTGATGACCTCGTCGAAGATGAGCACGACGCCGAACTCGTCCG
Coding sequences within:
- a CDS encoding M81 family metallopeptidase, translated to MTARRVRVGVLGFFHESNTFAPGAIRLEDVEPRALTGARILDEHADADTAVSGLLAGAARHGWEAVPLTYIEFVPSAPLDAAAAAEVIARLREAVTEHGPFDALLVALHGAAVSTAEPDLDGAVLDALRAAAGSETLIAAVLDLHANVSPRMAAAADVLVGYRTNPHVDAKDRGQEAADIVARALAEGMRPRCELVTVPAVMGILAQATAAEPWARFARAADEARGLPGILSVSLFQGFPWADVPEMGMSVLVVAPLGDPTARDSAERLAEVMWAGRDGFRSDPAAPAAALADAPADATTLLLDVGDNIGAGGTGARTHLLRHAIATGRRSVVGIVCDRGAAARAHQAGVGAAVELAVGDPALSVRGTVTAISDGRYEDPGPTHVGHRYFDAGPSAALALDGGQTLVLCSRAILPSSAQQLLSLGVDPRAHEIVIAKGVHSPVAGYRAYVDRIAYADTPGATANDFSALDYRHRRRPLFPLETEHDRAGSPRPAIDNERSLRP
- a CDS encoding fumarylacetoacetate hydrolase family protein, whose translation is MRFARVGRPGAEQPVVARGDALFDLTPITADIDGAFLADPTARARVAVALEDGSLPQLPADEARRFGPPIARPHALLCIGLNYAAHAAESGAAAPTEPILFLKTPNTLCGPDDDLVLPPGSRKTDWEVELGVVIGTPAYRLKDPSDAWAHIAGYVLADDVSEREYQLERPGGQWSKGKISPGFTPAGPFLVTADEIDPGNLGIRSRVNGEVRQDSTTADLIFPVEFLVWHLSQYVRLEAGDLVLTGTPEGVALSGRFPYLADGDRVEVEIDGLGAQSRRVVAGADD
- a CDS encoding bifunctional metallophosphatase/5'-nucleotidase; the protein is MASTRRRALMATVVAAVLTGSALAAPAVASEAAPIDVQVLAITDLHGYLSPPADQANGTIGTSDGRVLSVGGAAYLATHLDAAAEGVDNSLRVSNGDSFTGWQWQVTMTRDEPTIEVLNALDIEASTVGNHELDISEWFLADHMAAGDCDGDPGMCFPQSDGTAFAGADFPFLAGNLTRTPDGSEPFAASYVREVRGEGGVTRKVGVIGVTTPAVERIFASYQVGALQAGEMLDAVDAEAERLAAQGVNAIVVLAHEGASTTGTFDQCADVQGPIVDLAAHASPLVDVIVGGHWHTAFSCMLPGPDGTERPVISPGHHGRLFADIRFDVDAVTGDVVPGTAAATNVPVTRDIPADAGIAATVDYWNGVGGQLWADPLGTVTADVPMTLDDTGESPMKNLVADAYRDIGGENLGTRPDLAMVEPYQVRGGISHAVGTNAADAPARVLFGEAWAAQGRGSSIVTGRLTGAQIRDALEQQWRTDAAGAEQYVPLGLSGVTVVANPTQPEGQRIKSVRVDGRPLLAHHSYVVSMSSRLALGMDGFPALADPRDPVRSDMDYFAFTSWWGGQDVVTPPATDRVDFRCGPAWSRPGWPVLPPNVPGGSCG
- a CDS encoding glycerophosphodiester phosphodiesterase family protein, which translates into the protein MTERGSRLRTPWVIGHRGAPGHRPEHSRASYETAIRLGVDAVEPDVVLSADGVPMVLHETELSATTDVARRPEFAERRTVKVVDGSSRDGWFAEDFTSVELQGLRRHERWPHLRPGSAASEGGAVLTLAELIGLVDDTAGGECALVIELKHSDHLRAHGLDLERAVIDVLAASPRPDGRTRTVLVESFEPEALRRMRAAGFRGDSALLREGGSLAQVLEQAEAAFGPAGRDGDGPAYLSIDKDLVLQHPEGAAAAVRAIRGEGWRPLVWTLRPENTFLAPRYRRGDDPAAHGDYVGEWRELLEAGVDGVFVDHPDLFIRALTPTATAG
- a CDS encoding mandelate racemase/muconate lactonizing enzyme family protein; translated protein: MKITAVETIYPGARSAMPALVFVRIHTDEGIQGIGDTFYLPQTCISLIHEHIAPVLLGQDALAIERHWRDLYRAYARFGGRGAEIRALSAVDVALWDILGKASGQPVHRLLGTAQESIPTYNTCGGPLYASVEGGSQAGYGSSRVAGMWDDFDAFLNRPGELAQDLVSEGAKGMKIWPFDRFAQAKGSRAIEAGDLEAGLSTVAAIRDAVGDAIEIMVDGHGLWDLTPAMRIAKGLEQYDLAWAEDLTLADNPRTLARLRASSRTPISVSEYLVTRQEYMPILEQDAADLIMIDPTWAGGITESRKIAVLADTFGLPVTYHDCTGPLTLLAGIHLSAATPNLRYQESVRAYLRSVYPTMVTYVPEVTDGTFALPTAPGLGTELSPEFLAGEDVVVRTTRLES
- a CDS encoding IclR family transcriptional regulator, encoding MAASDETVTRPRSHTVGVLSKAVDVLEALVFGEAQTLREIAEASGIEKAAVYRILNTLEERGLAIRDAHKRYVPGPQLLAMSSALMKGQDVVADLLPVMNDLRDEFHETVNLGVLVGDHIQYLAIVESPLSLRMTAEVGSLHSARSTALGKAILASLDDDQLRFALGADMPDGDEARILQDDLQQTRDRGYAIDFEENERGAICVAAIVGGAGHGRQHALSVSGPITRMTPPVIERLGARLRELSARSR